One region of gamma proteobacterium HIMB55 genomic DNA includes:
- a CDS encoding putative aminopeptidase (PFAM: Peptidase family M28) — MSFRLKIAVTIFCSWTTLATAQPVSDEMIATAKQLRDETMVGSRAWNIVESLTTEVGPRLAGSEAEARARAWAVEKLASYGFENVRVETFAMDGWERGTEVAEIVAPFPQKLAITSLGNSVATSDSGVEAEVVLFETLAALQAADMDSLTGKIAYVGHGMQRTQDGSSYGHFVRLRSAGAVEAAKRGAVATLIRSIGTDSHRMPHTGNMSYAEGVTPIPIAALSNPDADQLERIAARGQTIRVKMTLTPNYTGVVESGNVIAEIPGTDLADEIVVIGGHLDSWDLGTGAVDDGAGVAITMEVLRQIKSRGLKPRRTIRLVLWGAEEVGLLGGYAYAKAHEEELRKHVIGTESDFGAGRIWKITRSINEAAVPVADKIAELVEPLGIAPGSNNARSSGPDLSPMNRMGFPGFRFVQDGSDYFDLHHTPDDTLDKIDPAAMDQNVAAYLVFVWLAANSDVSDWGWSD; from the coding sequence ATGTCGTTTCGATTAAAAATTGCTGTGACCATTTTCTGCAGCTGGACCACTCTAGCAACAGCGCAGCCCGTCTCTGACGAGATGATTGCTACGGCAAAACAACTCCGTGACGAGACGATGGTTGGGTCGCGCGCTTGGAATATCGTGGAGAGTCTGACTACCGAGGTGGGACCAAGACTGGCAGGCAGCGAAGCAGAGGCTCGCGCGCGAGCGTGGGCTGTCGAGAAGTTAGCATCTTACGGGTTTGAGAACGTCAGAGTTGAAACCTTTGCCATGGATGGTTGGGAGAGGGGCACCGAGGTCGCTGAGATTGTTGCGCCGTTCCCTCAGAAGTTAGCCATTACCTCCCTAGGTAACAGTGTAGCTACTTCTGATTCCGGGGTTGAAGCTGAGGTGGTTCTTTTCGAAACCCTTGCCGCATTGCAAGCAGCGGATATGGACTCGCTGACAGGAAAAATTGCCTATGTGGGGCACGGGATGCAGCGTACCCAAGACGGATCCTCCTACGGTCACTTTGTACGTCTTCGCTCTGCAGGTGCAGTTGAGGCGGCAAAGCGGGGTGCGGTTGCAACACTGATTCGCTCTATCGGTACCGATAGCCATCGCATGCCACACACCGGCAACATGAGTTACGCCGAGGGGGTTACGCCAATTCCCATTGCCGCGCTCTCCAATCCCGACGCCGATCAACTCGAACGCATCGCGGCGAGAGGTCAGACGATTCGGGTGAAAATGACACTGACGCCGAATTACACAGGCGTAGTGGAGAGCGGCAACGTAATCGCTGAGATTCCCGGCACTGACCTTGCCGATGAAATAGTTGTGATAGGTGGCCACCTGGACAGCTGGGATTTGGGAACAGGCGCTGTCGATGATGGCGCTGGCGTTGCCATTACGATGGAGGTGCTCCGCCAAATCAAAAGTCGCGGACTCAAACCTCGTCGGACAATCCGCTTGGTGCTCTGGGGTGCTGAGGAGGTAGGGCTCTTGGGCGGGTACGCCTACGCGAAGGCTCACGAAGAAGAGCTACGGAAGCATGTTATCGGTACCGAAAGCGATTTCGGTGCGGGTCGAATTTGGAAAATCACGCGGAGTATCAACGAGGCAGCAGTGCCCGTGGCTGACAAAATAGCTGAGCTCGTTGAGCCTCTGGGTATTGCGCCTGGAAGCAACAATGCGCGCTCTAGTGGACCAGATCTCAGCCCTATGAATCGGATGGGCTTTCCGGGGTTTCGGTTCGTGCAGGATGGGAGTGATTACTTCGACCTTCATCACACACCCGATGACACACTCGACAAGATCGATCCCGCGGCAATGGATCAGAATGTAGCGGCCTATTTGGTTTTCGTATGGTTAGCCGCGAATAGTGACGTCAGCGACTGGGGTTGGTCTGATTAG
- a CDS encoding hypothetical protein (PFAM: Protein of unknown function (DUF541)) — protein MVFPQIFIRFTVFAALMFTLSSAVSAETRLEARGAGFIDIAPDQVKFSASVTEVNRSAVDAQTQVNSTMSRLEKAIAKFNLNEDSIDSSALSVNPEYRWDADSRKQVFVGYRVNRNLEFTANDVSEIGTILTSLTESGATQVNAPQLAYSRPEDAQQQALRTAVANALKTVRTMASAAKLSIQAIDSISEAKEHFVEPFNNLMRAEASSAVDTAPTVSVGTLRYSADVKIIATAN, from the coding sequence ATGGTATTTCCACAAATCTTCATCCGATTCACAGTTTTTGCGGCTCTGATGTTCACGCTTTCCAGCGCCGTCAGTGCTGAAACCCGTCTTGAGGCACGGGGCGCAGGATTTATTGATATTGCACCTGACCAAGTCAAATTCAGTGCTTCTGTGACCGAGGTAAATCGCAGCGCAGTTGACGCTCAGACTCAGGTGAATAGCACCATGTCGCGGCTAGAAAAAGCCATCGCCAAATTCAATCTCAATGAGGACTCCATCGACTCGAGTGCCTTGTCGGTTAATCCAGAGTATCGGTGGGACGCAGACAGTCGTAAGCAAGTTTTCGTGGGCTACCGAGTAAACCGCAATCTTGAATTCACAGCCAATGACGTCTCGGAAATTGGTACGATACTAACGTCTCTGACGGAATCGGGTGCGACGCAGGTAAACGCGCCTCAACTCGCGTATTCCCGACCAGAGGATGCTCAACAGCAAGCGCTCCGAACTGCCGTAGCCAATGCGCTCAAAACAGTAAGAACAATGGCGTCCGCCGCTAAATTATCCATCCAGGCGATTGACTCCATCAGTGAAGCCAAAGAGCATTTTGTAGAGCCTTTCAACAATTTGATGCGTGCTGAAGCCTCTTCCGCAGTGGATACTGCACCTACAGTCTCGGTTGGCACACTCCGCTACAGCGCTGACGTCAAAATCATAGCGACCGCTAATTAA
- a CDS encoding FtsH-interacting integral membrane protein (PFAM: Uncharacterised protein family UPF0005), which yields MSERRVDVATARYDSAVLETNKVLKNTYMLLGMTLAFSAVTAGISMALNLPAFMGLVFSLIGFALLFVVNRMADSAKGLPAIFAFTGVMGAGLGPLLNAYLAMPGGPQLVMQSLAGTAFIFFGLSAYALQSKRDFSFMTGFLFAGLIVAIVAMIANIFLGIPALSLTISAAVVMIMSGLILVDTSRIINGGETNYIRATVGLYLNIYNLFVHLLHLLGAFGGDD from the coding sequence ATGTCGGAAAGACGCGTAGATGTAGCAACGGCTCGTTATGACAGTGCCGTCCTAGAAACCAACAAGGTTCTTAAAAATACATACATGTTGTTGGGTATGACACTGGCTTTCAGTGCAGTTACTGCGGGCATTTCTATGGCCTTGAACCTTCCCGCCTTTATGGGTTTGGTGTTCTCGCTAATCGGCTTTGCGCTTTTGTTTGTTGTGAACAGAATGGCTGATAGTGCGAAGGGTTTACCGGCCATCTTTGCCTTCACTGGTGTGATGGGCGCAGGTCTTGGTCCTCTTCTAAACGCGTATTTAGCGATGCCTGGTGGTCCTCAGTTGGTTATGCAGTCACTCGCTGGAACAGCGTTTATTTTCTTTGGATTGTCAGCCTATGCACTCCAGAGCAAGCGCGATTTTTCGTTCATGACTGGCTTCCTGTTCGCGGGCCTTATCGTCGCGATTGTGGCCATGATTGCTAATATCTTCCTGGGTATCCCAGCACTGTCGCTCACTATCTCGGCAGCCGTGGTGATGATCATGTCGGGCTTGATTCTTGTAGATACCAGCAGAATCATCAACGGCGGCGAAACGAACTACATCCGCGCTACGGTGGGTCTCTACCTCAATATATACAACCTGTTCGTTCACCTACTTCACCTCCTTGGTGCCTTTGGCGGCGATGATTAA
- a CDS encoding hypothetical protein involved in intracellular sulfur reduction (PFAM: DsrE/DsrF-like family): MKSIALLIKDRSVATPAALRYAKALVRSGNPPVSVFFYGRGVCQAAEPIHEDWREIKGLCGASLTLCSASAEKFGISGDAEFDVAGLGELMASGLNNTRVISFG; this comes from the coding sequence ATGAAATCCATCGCCCTTCTCATTAAAGACAGATCAGTCGCCACACCGGCGGCTTTGCGTTACGCGAAGGCCCTTGTCCGATCAGGCAACCCACCTGTGAGTGTGTTTTTCTACGGGCGGGGGGTCTGTCAGGCCGCAGAGCCTATTCATGAAGATTGGCGCGAAATAAAAGGACTTTGCGGTGCCAGCCTTACTTTGTGCAGCGCCTCGGCGGAAAAATTTGGTATCAGCGGCGATGCTGAGTTTGATGTAGCAGGACTCGGTGAATTGATGGCAAGCGGCTTAAATAACACGAGAGTCATAAGCTTTGGCTAA
- a CDS encoding DsrE/DsrF-like family protein (PFAM: DsrE/DsrF-like family) produces MANTASWLLIIASAPYQHRLDSDPAVDLVMAVGAFGQQVSVLFMGEGRGYLDAEITPGDEQTDLRKLLKSLPLYDVDNVYVLADEDVDTKAAFTVPAEIIASDDASRLIAQADHVVSF; encoded by the coding sequence TTGGCTAATACAGCATCATGGCTATTAATAATAGCTTCGGCACCCTATCAACATCGTTTAGATAGTGACCCCGCCGTTGATCTTGTCATGGCCGTCGGTGCGTTTGGCCAGCAGGTGTCGGTATTGTTTATGGGGGAAGGACGTGGATACCTAGATGCTGAGATTACTCCGGGGGACGAGCAAACTGATCTGAGGAAACTTCTGAAGTCCCTCCCCCTCTACGACGTTGATAATGTATATGTGTTGGCAGATGAAGACGTAGATACCAAGGCGGCGTTCACCGTTCCCGCTGAGATCATCGCTTCTGACGATGCGTCCCGACTGATTGCTCAAGCAGATCACGTGGTGAGCTTCTGA
- a CDS encoding sulfur relay protein, TusE/DsrC/DsvC family (PFAM: DsrC like protein~TIGRFAM: sulfur relay protein, TusE/DsrC/DsvC family) — protein sequence MQASITDDMLDANGFLVDRALWTPAVAEAFAELESITLTDAHWEIIALIQRFYEEFDASPANRALAKYVKIELGPEKGNSIYLMSLFPSSPTRLASRIAGLPKPKNCL from the coding sequence ATGCAGGCGTCGATTACTGATGACATGCTAGACGCCAATGGCTTCCTTGTTGATCGCGCTCTTTGGACGCCGGCGGTTGCGGAGGCATTCGCAGAACTAGAAAGCATCACGTTGACCGACGCGCATTGGGAAATTATTGCGCTTATCCAGCGATTCTATGAGGAGTTTGATGCATCACCTGCTAACCGAGCCCTCGCAAAGTACGTAAAAATTGAACTAGGCCCCGAGAAAGGAAACAGCATTTACCTCATGTCGCTATTTCCCAGCTCCCCTACGCGGCTTGCCAGTCGTATTGCCGGTCTACCAAAACCAAAGAACTGTCTGTAG
- a CDS encoding tRNA (uracil-5-)-methyltransferase (PFAM: tRNA (Uracil-5-)-methyltransferase~TIGRFAM: tRNA (uracil-5-)-methyltransferase): MLPKDFSPDAYEDLLNEKISGIANDFESLGAPTPSIITSPREGFRMRAEFRVWHDGDKLDFVMFDREAPKIPVRIKEFPIASSSIQAVLAPLREALQANSVLRHKLFQVEFLSTQSGEMLVTLVYHRSLNDEWEAEARVLADQLAISLIGRSRGQKISLTQDWVEESLTINNQLYRYKQPEQAFIQPNASVNERMIEWAMAQVGREDSDLLELYCGIGNFTIPLATQFRNVLATEVSKVATRAAVDNLTLNNVNNVEFARLSAEEMTVAMAGTRKFRRLATLQRPLEDYKLQTVFVDPPRAGLDPGTLALVKGFYEILYISCNPLTLIDNLKTLTETHTIESLAFFDQFPYTPHLECGVHLKQRSEAIA; the protein is encoded by the coding sequence GTGTTACCAAAAGATTTTTCGCCCGACGCCTATGAAGATCTGCTGAATGAAAAGATCAGCGGTATTGCCAATGACTTTGAAAGTCTGGGTGCGCCAACGCCATCGATCATAACGTCTCCGAGAGAGGGATTTCGGATGCGGGCAGAGTTCCGGGTCTGGCACGACGGCGACAAGCTGGACTTCGTTATGTTCGATCGAGAAGCGCCGAAAATACCGGTCCGTATCAAAGAATTCCCCATAGCTAGCTCGTCCATTCAAGCAGTGCTGGCACCTCTGCGAGAGGCGCTACAGGCAAATTCTGTGCTGCGCCACAAGCTTTTTCAGGTGGAATTTCTCTCTACGCAATCTGGGGAGATGTTAGTTACGCTCGTATATCACCGATCACTTAATGACGAGTGGGAAGCCGAGGCACGCGTGCTTGCCGATCAGTTAGCTATCTCACTGATTGGTCGCTCGAGAGGACAAAAGATCAGTCTGACTCAAGATTGGGTTGAAGAGTCGTTGACAATCAACAACCAGCTTTACCGTTACAAGCAGCCCGAGCAAGCGTTTATCCAGCCTAACGCCTCTGTCAACGAGCGAATGATCGAATGGGCAATGGCCCAAGTAGGCCGTGAGGACTCTGATTTACTCGAGCTCTACTGTGGTATCGGTAACTTCACGATTCCGCTCGCCACACAATTCCGCAACGTATTAGCGACCGAAGTTTCAAAGGTAGCGACTCGCGCAGCGGTCGATAACCTGACGCTAAACAACGTCAATAATGTTGAATTCGCAAGGCTATCGGCTGAGGAGATGACCGTCGCTATGGCGGGTACGCGTAAGTTCAGGCGATTAGCGACACTGCAACGCCCTCTCGAAGACTACAAACTTCAAACTGTTTTTGTAGATCCGCCTCGCGCAGGCCTCGACCCGGGCACGTTGGCCTTGGTTAAAGGCTTTTATGAGATTCTCTATATCAGCTGTAACCCGCTGACGTTGATAGACAATTTGAAGACGCTAACCGAAACACACACAATAGAATCGCTTGCTTTCTTCGACCAGTTCCCCTACACCCCTCATTTGGAATGTGGCGTTCATTTAAAGCAACGCTCGGAAGCGATAGCATGA
- a CDS encoding pterin-4a-carbinolamine dehydratase (PFAM: Pterin 4 alpha carbinolamine dehydratase), whose amino-acid sequence MKKLSTTQVDYALKTSLSRWQLEDDFIRRDFEFKDFIAAWGFMNRVALLAEKADHHPNWENVYNRVTIRLSTHDADGLTDKDLQLAANIDKCVG is encoded by the coding sequence ATGAAAAAGCTCAGCACAACTCAGGTCGATTACGCGCTAAAAACAAGCCTCAGCCGCTGGCAACTAGAGGACGATTTCATACGTCGCGATTTCGAGTTCAAGGATTTTATCGCCGCCTGGGGTTTTATGAACCGCGTGGCACTTCTCGCAGAGAAGGCCGACCACCACCCGAATTGGGAAAACGTCTATAACCGCGTCACTATAAGACTATCGACTCATGATGCTGACGGGCTTACCGATAAGGATCTTCAGCTCGCCGCCAACATCGACAAATGCGTTGGTTAA
- a CDS encoding putative hydrolase or acyltransferase of alpha/beta superfamily (PFAM: alpha/beta hydrolase fold), which translates to MQRYEDLFYTVDDGLTLYARDYPGPNSRRGCVLMMHGLTRNSRDFEVLAGRLSSSYRVLVAEQRGRGKSEWDSQPERYAIPNYVGDMFTLLEAAGESQVAAVGTSMGGLMAMVMNAAKPGVFSHVVLNDIGPELSRVGLDRISSYVGQGGPISTWDEAVVYNRSINGVAFPTLSDDQWQTFTRQLFSERDGAPYLDYDPAISQAVKADDGSAVPPDLWPVYQLLDAQPLMLVRGAISDLLDTEIKDRMIEAIPSLEYLEVGDVGHAPMLMDKMVTEAIERFIGA; encoded by the coding sequence ATGCAAAGGTATGAAGATCTTTTCTACACGGTAGATGACGGTCTGACGCTCTATGCTAGAGACTACCCGGGGCCTAACAGCCGCCGTGGTTGTGTGCTGATGATGCATGGGCTTACGCGAAACTCGCGAGACTTTGAAGTTCTAGCTGGAAGGCTTTCAAGCTCTTATCGTGTCTTGGTGGCCGAGCAGAGAGGCCGTGGTAAGTCAGAATGGGATTCGCAACCCGAGCGCTATGCCATACCCAATTATGTTGGCGATATGTTTACGTTGCTGGAAGCGGCTGGTGAATCACAAGTCGCCGCCGTGGGTACCTCGATGGGTGGGCTCATGGCCATGGTAATGAATGCTGCCAAGCCAGGTGTGTTTAGCCACGTTGTGCTAAACGATATCGGTCCCGAGCTCTCGAGGGTGGGTTTAGATCGTATCAGTAGCTATGTAGGGCAGGGCGGCCCTATCTCTACTTGGGACGAGGCGGTAGTTTACAACCGCAGTATCAATGGTGTTGCTTTTCCCACCTTGAGCGATGACCAATGGCAAACCTTTACGCGGCAGTTGTTCAGTGAGCGCGATGGTGCGCCCTATTTAGATTACGACCCTGCTATCTCACAAGCGGTTAAAGCAGACGATGGTAGCGCTGTACCGCCTGACTTATGGCCCGTCTATCAGCTTCTTGACGCTCAGCCTCTCATGCTAGTTCGGGGCGCGATCTCAGATCTACTGGATACCGAAATCAAAGATAGGATGATTGAGGCAATTCCAAGTCTCGAGTACTTAGAAGTGGGCGATGTGGGTCACGCACCCATGCTGATGGATAAGATGGTTACCGAGGCCATTGAACGCTTTATCGGTGCGTAG
- a CDS encoding hypothetical protein (PFAM: dUTPase): MLTAVQTMLDLQDKMNTKVHPKWREQGYEWYRAAWIECAELMDHAGYKWWKHAEPDIEQIQLEVVDIWHFGMSALLVSSEHTDSLAADIVKDLSAESDASLSLLEASEALASACITSESFSTSAFLNLMRASGLSFYQLYRMYVGKNVLNFFRQDHGYKDGSYVKVWDGREDNEHLSDILSGLDASDAGFADAVYKGLSGSYPG; the protein is encoded by the coding sequence ATGCTTACCGCTGTACAAACCATGTTGGATCTTCAGGACAAAATGAACACCAAAGTTCATCCAAAGTGGCGGGAGCAGGGCTACGAGTGGTATCGCGCTGCGTGGATCGAATGTGCGGAATTGATGGACCACGCCGGTTACAAATGGTGGAAACACGCAGAACCTGATATCGAGCAAATCCAGCTAGAGGTGGTTGATATATGGCACTTTGGGATGTCGGCTTTGCTCGTAAGTAGTGAGCATACTGACAGCTTAGCCGCTGACATCGTGAAAGATTTGAGTGCGGAGTCCGATGCGAGTCTCAGCCTGCTGGAGGCATCCGAGGCCTTAGCATCTGCTTGTATTACGAGCGAATCCTTCTCCACCTCAGCGTTTCTGAATCTTATGCGAGCGAGTGGTCTGAGTTTTTATCAGCTCTACCGTATGTATGTCGGGAAGAACGTTTTGAACTTCTTCCGTCAGGATCATGGCTACAAGGACGGGTCATACGTCAAAGTTTGGGACGGTCGGGAGGACAATGAGCACCTCTCAGACATTCTTAGCGGGCTCGATGCAAGTGATGCAGGCTTCGCGGATGCTGTTTACAAGGGGCTCTCGGGTAGTTATCCCGGATAG
- a CDS encoding penicillin-binding protein, beta-lactamase class C (PFAM: Beta-lactamase), whose product MSEKPISYRAKSISSFVLGALLLVNPVTGLASLEASKPEAQGVSSEKLQRLSELSQQYVDEGRVAGIVNLVVRNGEVIHYEATGNRGADNPSPMQVDDLFRIYSMTKPITAVAAMQLYEQGKFQLTDPVTKFVPELKDLKVLDASGEFVPAGREMTMHQLLMHTTGMSYGFAAATDAVDQRYAMADLWASKDLDELAARIGKLPLKFHPGDRWHYSVAVDITGIVVQRLSGQPFDEYLEEHIFAPLGMTDTFFEVPESERERFVPNHFLNPETGALTNTKYAPPPFSYRDGVAMIDYFDVSLFSGGGGLVSTAMDYAKFSEMMRRGGSFNGARILGPKTVAFMTKNHLAEDSMLDSWGEKPTDDIGRPGFGFGLGFGVVTDSTAISIMGSDGEYNWGGAAGTVFWIDPVEELVVISMIQLMQSPWPLRSDVKVAVYQALTDTYE is encoded by the coding sequence ATGTCTGAAAAACCTATTTCGTACCGCGCTAAATCGATTAGTTCTTTTGTTTTGGGCGCATTATTGCTCGTAAATCCGGTGACGGGGCTGGCTTCTTTAGAGGCTAGTAAGCCTGAAGCACAAGGCGTCTCGAGCGAGAAACTGCAGCGCTTATCAGAGCTTTCACAACAATATGTTGACGAGGGCCGCGTCGCTGGAATCGTAAATCTTGTCGTTCGTAATGGAGAAGTCATTCACTACGAGGCAACAGGTAATCGAGGAGCAGACAATCCCTCGCCAATGCAGGTAGATGATCTGTTTCGCATCTATTCAATGACCAAGCCCATTACAGCCGTTGCCGCTATGCAGCTGTACGAGCAGGGCAAGTTTCAGCTAACTGACCCTGTGACGAAGTTCGTGCCCGAACTTAAAGACCTTAAGGTACTCGATGCCTCAGGCGAGTTCGTGCCTGCTGGCCGAGAGATGACAATGCATCAGCTCCTTATGCACACCACAGGCATGTCGTATGGCTTTGCAGCGGCCACTGATGCCGTGGATCAGCGGTATGCGATGGCTGACCTGTGGGCTTCTAAAGACCTTGATGAGTTGGCCGCGCGCATTGGTAAGCTTCCACTTAAGTTTCACCCGGGAGACCGCTGGCACTACTCGGTAGCGGTCGATATTACGGGCATTGTGGTTCAGCGCTTGTCAGGTCAGCCCTTTGACGAGTATCTCGAAGAGCATATTTTTGCGCCTTTGGGTATGACTGACACCTTCTTTGAAGTCCCTGAGTCCGAGCGGGAGCGCTTTGTTCCCAATCATTTCCTCAACCCGGAAACAGGTGCACTGACTAATACAAAATACGCGCCACCACCGTTCTCCTATCGTGATGGCGTCGCCATGATTGATTACTTTGATGTCTCACTCTTCTCTGGTGGCGGTGGCTTGGTTTCGACAGCCATGGATTACGCAAAGTTCTCGGAGATGATGCGCCGTGGTGGTTCTTTCAATGGTGCTCGCATTCTTGGACCCAAGACGGTGGCGTTCATGACTAAAAATCACCTAGCGGAAGACTCGATGCTGGATTCGTGGGGTGAGAAGCCAACCGATGACATAGGCCGTCCTGGCTTTGGCTTTGGTCTGGGCTTTGGCGTGGTCACTGACTCTACCGCGATTAGCATCATGGGTAGCGACGGTGAGTACAACTGGGGTGGAGCAGCAGGAACAGTCTTCTGGATTGACCCGGTTGAAGAGCTTGTGGTGATTAGCATGATCCAGCTGATGCAGAGCCCCTGGCCACTTCGCTCGGATGTCAAAGTCGCTGTTTATCAGGCACTCACCGATACATACGAGTAA
- a CDS encoding amidohydrolase, imidazolonepropionase (PFAM: Amidohydrolase family), producing MVFSTLKTANTTQKRVSSVKLRKEQRNGMRQMGFIRIRKLSTLISCLLATSTSILNAETPSAVVINTIHCGNVIDGIADEPIGPRILTMNNGVITSIAQPSELHTVDLDLSDHTCLPGLINTHVHFDANPEDAADYGVYARRTSEDNLKLILRNAETTLRSGFTTVRHAGAWFPDTLAVARAEIEAGRALGPRIQSAGPYLTIPGGGGDLTFPEIPPDKIPTESQQGIARNPEEFAERASNAIDKGADFLKVIASGAVFSTGTEPGAPEMHQDDIEAVVAVAIQHGVKVTAHVHSDQSGRDAILAGVNSLEHASLLSNETIALAVEHGVALSMDVYNGTYTDTVGREQGYPEVFIQRNIETTEVQRLVFEKAVAAGATLFYGTDAGVLPHDMGGWQFEIMVERGMTPMQAIKSATSVAAHHMELDDIVGALHEGLRADLLAVRGDPSGDVKRLREVSIVIKDGVVVKAPEGAR from the coding sequence GTGGTCTTCTCTACTCTGAAAACAGCAAACACAACTCAAAAAAGAGTTTCTTCTGTAAAGCTGCGTAAGGAACAACGAAACGGCATGAGGCAGATGGGATTTATCCGCATTCGCAAGCTCTCGACACTGATATCGTGTCTCCTTGCAACAAGCACTAGCATCCTAAACGCTGAGACACCCTCGGCTGTCGTGATAAATACTATTCACTGCGGGAACGTAATCGACGGTATTGCGGACGAACCCATTGGACCTCGAATACTGACGATGAATAACGGGGTTATTACGTCAATCGCACAACCCTCTGAGCTGCATACTGTTGACCTCGATCTCAGCGATCACACCTGTCTCCCTGGGCTTATCAACACACATGTTCATTTTGATGCGAATCCAGAGGATGCCGCTGATTACGGGGTCTATGCCCGTCGTACGAGCGAGGACAATCTCAAGCTGATCCTAAGAAACGCAGAAACAACCCTGCGCAGCGGCTTTACAACCGTTCGCCACGCAGGGGCGTGGTTCCCAGACACACTTGCTGTGGCGCGTGCGGAAATTGAAGCTGGGCGAGCCCTGGGACCGAGGATCCAGTCCGCTGGGCCCTATCTCACGATACCGGGCGGTGGAGGCGATCTGACATTTCCTGAGATACCTCCTGACAAAATACCGACAGAGTCGCAACAAGGCATTGCTAGAAACCCCGAGGAATTCGCCGAGAGAGCCAGCAATGCAATCGATAAAGGCGCTGACTTTTTGAAGGTCATTGCCTCAGGTGCTGTTTTCTCCACAGGTACTGAACCCGGCGCGCCTGAGATGCATCAGGATGACATTGAAGCCGTTGTGGCAGTGGCAATACAACATGGTGTGAAAGTCACAGCCCATGTGCACAGCGACCAATCAGGTCGAGACGCTATCCTGGCAGGTGTGAACTCGCTCGAGCATGCTTCCCTACTCTCTAATGAAACCATCGCACTGGCGGTCGAGCACGGTGTTGCGCTGTCGATGGATGTTTACAACGGGACTTACACCGACACCGTTGGACGTGAACAGGGCTACCCCGAGGTTTTTATTCAGCGGAATATTGAGACGACGGAGGTGCAACGCCTTGTCTTTGAAAAGGCCGTCGCCGCAGGAGCGACGCTTTTCTACGGCACGGATGCTGGCGTATTACCCCACGACATGGGCGGCTGGCAGTTTGAGATCATGGTAGAGCGCGGTATGACACCCATGCAGGCCATCAAGTCAGCGACATCTGTTGCTGCACACCACATGGAACTAGACGATATAGTCGGTGCCCTCCACGAGGGATTGCGGGCCGATCTGCTTGCAGTGCGCGGCGATCCCTCGGGAGACGTAAAACGCCTGCGCGAGGTATCGATCGTAATAAAGGATGGAGTTGTAGTAAAAGCACCTGAGGGCGCTCGCTAG